The Rhododendron vialii isolate Sample 1 chromosome 5a, ASM3025357v1 genome contains a region encoding:
- the LOC131327652 gene encoding uncharacterized mitochondrial protein AtMg00860-like has translation MPNIKKFNGTGNPTSHVRHVINTLKPMIELTTRDLEMTKQEPNEGSSEDLFVVIFVDDILIYSPSEEEHQIHLSIILELLREHRLYAKLSKCEFWLSEVKFLGHVVSKDGVSIDPGKIKSVMNWQRPKSVFEIRNFLGLVGYYRRFVLDFSCLAAPMTRLTRNGTLFVWGDACEMAFEELKRRLTTASDLIMPERGVNYSEYYDASKKGLGCVLMQLGK, from the exons ATGCCCAACATTAAGAAGTTCAATGGGACTGGTAACCCTACCAGTCATGTTCGCCACGTTATCAACACCTTGAAGCCCATG ATTGAGTTGACCACTCGAGATTTGGAAATGACTAAGCAAGAGCCGAACGAGGGATCAAGTGAG GATCTTTTCGTGGTCATTTTTGTGGACGACATCCTTATCTACTCGCCTTCAGAGGAGGAGCACCAAATTCACCTTTCTAtcattcttgaactcttgagagaacaCCGTTTGTATGCCAAGCTTAGCAAGTGCGAATTTTGGTTGTCCGAAGTCAAGTTTTTGGGTCACGTTGTGTCGAAAGATGGGGTATCCATTGATCCGGGGAAGATAAAGTCCGtaatgaattggcaacgaccgaaGAGTGTATTCGAGATTCGTAATTTCTTGGGCTTGGTCGGGTACTATCGTCGTTTTGTGCTTGATTTCTCTTGCTTAGCAGCTCCAATGACTAGATTGACTCGTAATGGGACTCTTTTTGTTTGGGGTGACGCGTGTGAGATGGCCtttgaggaattgaagagaAGGTTGACTACCGCATCGGATTTGATTATGCCCGAACGGGGAGTCAATTACTCCGAGTATTATGATGCTTCAAAAAAGGGGTTAGGGTGCGTTTTGATGCAATTGGGCAAGTGA